In a genomic window of Candidatus Hydrogenedentota bacterium:
- a CDS encoding MFS transporter, producing the protein MSHSEWRARSRTVTKAERSWILYDCANSAQTLIVTTAILPIFFKTVAAEGMSASDSTYYWALGNTVASIVVAILAPVLGALADHRGNKKRFFVAFLLAGVVATASLTVVGAGAWKLCLLLYGLSTIGFYGAIVFYDSFLVDVTEKERMDWVSSSGFAWGYIVSVVPYIGCMALIQFCEPLGLSKINATRICFVITAVWWFVLTIPMLRNVHQRYYAEDTPNPVRESLSRLAATLRDIPRYKHLFIFLIAYFLYIDGVHTIYKMSMAFGLDVGIKASELMLVLLVTQIAAFPCALIYGKLAGIFTAKRMILVGIATYFAVVVVAFFISKSWHFWVLAMLVATAQGGIQSLSRSIYGKLVPKQRSAQFFGFYDIFGKFAAILGPFMVGYIGHLAGNTRVGVFSLIALFFLGGALLLSVREEQAVVEE; encoded by the coding sequence ATGTCGCACAGCGAATGGAGAGCAAGGAGCCGAACCGTGACCAAAGCCGAGCGAAGCTGGATTCTCTACGACTGCGCCAACTCCGCACAGACCCTCATCGTAACCACCGCGATACTTCCGATCTTCTTCAAGACCGTCGCGGCGGAAGGCATGAGCGCATCCGACTCCACGTATTACTGGGCGCTCGGCAATACGGTGGCCTCGATTGTGGTGGCCATTCTCGCGCCCGTGCTGGGAGCGCTGGCCGATCATCGAGGCAACAAGAAGCGCTTCTTCGTGGCGTTCTTGCTGGCGGGCGTTGTGGCCACGGCGTCGCTGACGGTGGTCGGCGCGGGCGCATGGAAACTGTGTCTTCTGTTGTATGGACTGAGTACCATCGGATTCTACGGGGCGATCGTCTTCTACGATTCTTTCCTGGTGGATGTGACGGAAAAGGAACGTATGGACTGGGTCTCTTCGAGCGGGTTTGCCTGGGGATACATCGTCAGCGTGGTTCCGTACATCGGATGCATGGCGCTGATCCAATTCTGCGAACCGCTGGGCTTGAGCAAGATCAACGCCACCCGCATCTGCTTCGTTATCACCGCGGTCTGGTGGTTTGTGTTGACCATCCCCATGCTGCGAAATGTTCACCAGCGCTACTACGCCGAGGACACGCCCAATCCCGTCCGCGAAAGCCTGTCGCGGCTCGCCGCCACTTTGCGCGACATCCCGCGCTACAAACACTTATTCATCTTCCTAATCGCTTACTTCCTCTATATCGACGGCGTGCACACGATCTACAAGATGTCCATGGCGTTCGGTCTCGACGTGGGTATCAAGGCCAGCGAACTCATGCTCGTACTTCTGGTGACTCAAATCGCGGCTTTTCCCTGCGCCCTGATCTACGGGAAACTCGCGGGAATCTTCACCGCAAAGCGCATGATTCTCGTTGGAATTGCCACGTACTTTGCGGTCGTCGTGGTCGCGTTCTTCATCAGCAAGTCCTGGCATTTCTGGGTGCTTGCCATGCTCGTCGCCACCGCTCAAGGCGGCATCCAATCGCTCAGCCGTTCCATCTACGGCAAGCTCGTCCCCAAGCAGAGGTCGGCCCAGTTCTTCGGGTTCTATGACATCTTCGGGAAGTTCGCCGCTATACTCGGGCCGTTCATGGTCGGATACATCGGACATCTCGCGGGCAACACGCGGGTCGGCGTCTTCAGTCTCATTGCACTCTTCTTCCTCGGCGGAGCGTTGTTGCTTAGTGTCCGCGAAGAACAGGCCGTCGTGGAGGAATAG